A region of Carassius auratus strain Wakin chromosome 11, ASM336829v1, whole genome shotgun sequence DNA encodes the following proteins:
- the LOC113110719 gene encoding forkhead box protein G1-like, translating into MGDQSEPTMVQKSTSFSIKSLLLPSKFDDEGAVRSGSPAAPDLDKPPEASEMDPALRDAEDQPSKKGKKFDKPPFSYNALIMMAIRQSPEKRLTLNGIYEFIMKNFPYYREHKQGWQNSIRHNLSLNKCFVKVPRHYDDPGKGNYWMLDPSSDDVFIGGTTGKLRRRSATSRGKLVMKRGLRFAPLGLGLGERPSNPLYWQLSPFLPLHHSHYNGSTHGFLNQGHAYGSLLHGVEPLGNGDMSRPILGASSGSINGYGVSPPSAAGLLSGHNGYFVPGAQQPLPSAPGYCISSSPSPLLTDSIRTSLPSFTAPLSSGLLSQHKRIAPNSFLS; encoded by the coding sequence ATGGGAGATCAGAGTGAGCCGACCATGGTGCAGAAGTCGACATCGTTCAGCATCAAGAGTCTGTTACTCCCATCAAAGTTTGACGATGAGGGCGCGGTGCGCAGCGGCAGCCCGGCGGCACCGGATTTGGACAAACCCCCGGAAGCGTCCGAGATGGACCCCGCGCTGCGAGACGCGGAGGACCAGCCGTCTAAAAAGGGAAAGAAGTTCGACAAACCTCCGTTCAGCTACAACGCGCTCATCATGATGGCGATCAGACAGAGTCCAGAGAAGCGGCTCACGCTCAACGGCATCTACGAGTTCATCATGAAGAACTTCCCGTATTACCGGGAGCACAAGCAGGGCTGGCAGAACTCCATCCGGCACAATCTGAGTCTCAATAAGTGTTTCGTCAAGGTCCCGCGGCATTATGACGATCCTGGGAAAGGGAACTACTGGATGCTGGATCCTTCCAGTGATGATGTGTTTATCGGCGGAACCACCGGGAAGCTCCGCCGGCGCTCGGCGACCTCGCGGGGAAAGTTGGTGATGAAAAGGGGCCTCCGCTTCGCGCCCCTCGGTCTCGGGCTTGGTGAACGCCCGAGCAACCCGCTTTATTGGCAGCTGTCTCCGTTTTTACCCCTGCACCATTCGCATTATAACGGCTCCACGCACGGATTTCTAAACCAGGGGCACGCGTACGGGTCGTTACTCCACGGCGTGGAGCCGCTCGGGAACGGGGACATGTCTCGCCCCATTCTGGGAGCCTCTAGCGGGAGTATCAACGGGTACGGTGTGTCTCCGCCGTCCGCCGCCGGATTACTTTCAGGGCACAATGGATACTTCGTACCGGGCGCGCAGCAGCCGCTCCCGAGCGCGCCGGGATACTGCATCTCCAGCTCTCCGTCCCCGCTGCTGACGGATTCCATAAGAACTAGCTTACCGTCCTTCACAGCTCCACTCTCCAGCGGACTTCTGTCTCAACACAAACGCATCGCGCCCAATTCGTTCCTAAGCTGA